In Janthinobacterium sp. 67, a genomic segment contains:
- a CDS encoding heavy metal sensor histidine kinase has product MKLAQLRRSLTLRVTLVFVLIVALVSAGLGMHLYRSFVAEIERRDDILLLGKLRQIQQLLGNAGTLDIIRERPQYFRDTMSGQENSLVRIVRADGTRLIDVNPNGETVAHAVPVAVDAPVTNSDIVSWTSRDGYPARVVAASARIGDPAQMADISVARVYGDRTAMFAAYRWQIVVSVAVSALVAALLASLMLLRGLRPLRNIAAHAALVRPGKLEQQLDARGAPTELLPLVQALNAMLARLQEGYARLSQFSADLAHEFRTPVTNLLGQSQVMLARPRSAHEYEQLVSSNVEELERLSRMIDSMLFLARAQQEEMLLVKQVLPIQDEFLRLADFFEGLAEERELALACHGSGTVTAEPQLLRRALGNLLSNAIRHAAPGSTILLRSHATNEGVELSVSNLGPAIPARHLPHLFERFYRADPARSDSAASTGLGLAIVTAIMQLHGGSATVASDAAATTFTLVFPLEDCRSD; this is encoded by the coding sequence ATGAAACTGGCGCAACTTCGCCGCTCGCTGACCCTGCGCGTCACGCTCGTCTTCGTGCTGATCGTGGCGCTCGTGTCTGCCGGGCTGGGCATGCATCTGTACCGCTCGTTTGTCGCGGAAATCGAGCGCCGTGACGATATTTTGTTGCTGGGTAAACTGCGGCAGATCCAGCAATTGCTGGGTAATGCGGGCACCCTCGACATCATCCGCGAACGGCCCCAGTATTTCCGCGACACCATGAGCGGTCAAGAGAATTCGCTGGTGCGCATCGTGCGTGCCGATGGCACGCGTTTGATCGACGTCAATCCGAACGGCGAGACGGTGGCGCATGCTGTTCCCGTTGCCGTCGATGCGCCCGTGACAAACAGCGATATCGTCAGCTGGACCAGCCGCGACGGCTATCCCGCACGCGTGGTGGCGGCCAGCGCGCGCATCGGCGATCCGGCGCAGATGGCGGACATTTCCGTCGCCCGGGTCTACGGCGACCGCACGGCCATGTTCGCCGCCTATCGCTGGCAGATCGTCGTTTCGGTGGCCGTCAGCGCGCTGGTGGCGGCCCTGTTGGCGAGCCTGATGCTGCTGCGGGGATTGCGGCCGCTGCGCAATATCGCCGCGCACGCAGCCCTCGTGCGGCCGGGCAAGCTGGAGCAGCAGCTCGATGCGCGCGGCGCGCCCACGGAATTACTGCCCCTGGTACAGGCCCTGAACGCCATGCTGGCACGCTTGCAGGAAGGCTATGCGCGGCTGTCGCAATTTTCCGCCGACCTGGCGCATGAATTCCGCACGCCCGTCACCAATCTGCTGGGACAAAGCCAGGTCATGCTGGCCCGCCCGCGCAGCGCGCACGAATATGAACAGCTGGTGTCGTCGAATGTGGAAGAGCTGGAACGGCTGTCGCGCATGATCGACAGCATGCTGTTTCTGGCGCGCGCCCAGCAGGAGGAAATGCTGCTCGTCAAGCAAGTCCTGCCCATACAGGACGAGTTTTTGCGCCTGGCCGATTTCTTTGAAGGCCTGGCCGAAGAGCGCGAGCTGGCGCTGGCTTGCCACGGCAGCGGCACGGTGACGGCCGAGCCGCAACTGCTGCGCCGCGCGCTCGGCAATTTGCTGTCGAACGCCATCCGCCACGCGGCGCCAGGCAGCACGATCTTGCTGCGTTCGCACGCGACAAACGAGGGCGTGGAACTAAGCGTGAGCAACCTCGGCCCGGCCATCCCCGCGCGCCACTTGCCCCACCTGTTCGAGCGTTTCTACCGCGCCGACCCGGCCCGCAGCGATTCGGCCGCTTCCACAGGCCTGGGCCTGGCCATCGTCACGGCCATCATGCAGTTGCATGGCGGCAGCGCGACCGTGGCGTCCGATGCGGCCGCCACGACGTTCACTTTAGTGTTTCCGCTCGAGGACTGTAGGTCGGATTAG
- a CDS encoding heavy metal response regulator transcription factor, which translates to MRILVIEDEPKTGDYLLRGLAESGFTVSLARNGRDGLHMASTESPDLIVLDVMLPIMDGWQVLRALRLQEGGADVPVIFLTARDEVQDRVKGLELGADDYLVKPFAFAELVARIRTLLRRGPPREDDVIRIGDMEIDVMKRKVSRQGQRITLTAKEFGLLHLLARRQGEVLSRSIIASQVWDINFESDTNVIDAAIRRLRSKLDDPFEPKLIHTLRGMGYVCELRAPMAADA; encoded by the coding sequence ATGCGCATCCTGGTCATAGAAGACGAACCGAAGACGGGCGACTATCTGCTGCGCGGTCTGGCCGAGTCCGGCTTTACGGTCAGCCTGGCGCGCAACGGCCGCGACGGCCTGCACATGGCAAGTACGGAGTCACCCGATCTCATCGTGCTCGACGTGATGCTGCCCATCATGGACGGTTGGCAAGTCTTGCGCGCGCTGCGGCTGCAAGAGGGCGGCGCGGACGTGCCCGTGATTTTCCTCACGGCGCGCGACGAAGTGCAGGACCGGGTCAAAGGGTTGGAACTGGGCGCCGATGATTACCTGGTGAAACCATTCGCCTTTGCCGAACTGGTGGCGCGCATCCGCACTTTGCTGCGGCGCGGGCCGCCGCGCGAAGACGACGTCATCCGCATCGGCGACATGGAAATCGACGTGATGAAACGCAAGGTCAGCCGCCAAGGCCAGCGCATCACCCTGACGGCGAAGGAGTTCGGCTTGCTGCATCTGCTGGCGCGGCGCCAGGGCGAAGTCTTGTCGCGCTCCATCATCGCCTCGCAAGTGTGGGACATCAATTTCGAGAGCGACACCAACGTCATCGACGCGGCCATCCGCCGCCTGCGCAGCAAGCTCGACGATCCGTTCGAACCCAAGCTGATCCACACCTTGCGGGGCATGGGCTATGTCTGCGAATTGCGCGCGCCCATGGCAGCTGACGCATGA
- a CDS encoding GlcG/HbpS family heme-binding protein: MKNLLLGSTLLCLLASPVHAQLRKVDDLSLAAANKLADAAMATCQAQGRHIVVTVLDRGGNIVAVQRADGVGPHNTDASRRKAYTALSTKTDTQALAVAARGNPDMANLTTVPELLLLGGGLPLRTKGEVVGAIGVAGGGGAQQDRACAHAALAAIPELDSPTL; this comes from the coding sequence ATGAAAAACCTGTTACTCGGCAGTACCCTGCTGTGCCTGCTGGCCAGCCCGGTCCACGCCCAGCTGCGCAAGGTCGATGACCTTTCGCTGGCGGCGGCCAACAAGCTGGCCGACGCGGCCATGGCCACTTGCCAGGCGCAAGGCCGGCACATCGTCGTCACCGTGCTGGACCGTGGCGGCAATATTGTCGCCGTGCAGCGCGCCGATGGCGTCGGGCCGCACAACACGGATGCCAGCCGGCGCAAGGCCTACACGGCCCTGTCGACGAAAACCGATACGCAGGCGCTGGCCGTGGCCGCGCGCGGCAATCCCGACATGGCCAATTTGACCACCGTGCCGGAACTCTTGCTGCTGGGCGGCGGCCTGCCCTTGCGAACCAAGGGCGAAGTGGTCGGCGCCATCGGCGTGGCTGGCGGCGGTGGCGCGCAGCAAGACCGCGCCTGCGCCCATGCCGCCCTGGCCGCCATCCCCGAACTCGATTCCCCTACCCTGTAA
- the uraH gene encoding hydroxyisourate hydrolase translates to MTTLKHITAALAFASLSGMALAAPNPLSVHILDLQSGQPTAGVTVTLEQKNGEGWQQLGSAVTNAQGRIAAMYPVDAPMQAGDYRIVFKTGEHYARLKQETFFPEIPVQFHVEKTDQHYHIPLLLSPFGFSTYRGN, encoded by the coding sequence ATGACCACACTGAAACACATTACCGCCGCCCTGGCCTTCGCCAGCCTGTCCGGCATGGCCCTGGCCGCCCCCAATCCCTTGAGCGTGCACATCCTCGACTTGCAGAGCGGCCAGCCGACGGCGGGCGTAACGGTCACCCTGGAGCAAAAGAACGGTGAAGGCTGGCAACAGCTGGGCAGCGCCGTGACGAATGCGCAGGGACGCATCGCGGCCATGTATCCGGTGGATGCGCCCATGCAGGCGGGCGACTACCGCATCGTGTTCAAGACAGGCGAGCACTATGCACGGCTGAAACAGGAAACGTTTTTCCCGGAAATCCCCGTGCAATTTCACGTGGAAAAGACGGACCAGCACTATCACATCCCGCTGCTGCTCAGCCCTTTCGGCTTTTCCACGTATCGCGGTAACTGA